One window of the Longimicrobiaceae bacterium genome contains the following:
- a CDS encoding TlpA disulfide reductase family protein encodes MKARTLGVALLVTVTAACDTTKIPRAPEVGARAPEYAAAALNGDSATLADYEGEVVLLNVWATWCIPCREEVPALQRLHERFSEEGLRVVGVSVDAQGEARTVREFANEFSVTYDIWLDPDERVIDDFRVIGVPNTFLIDREGIIRWKHIGPVRDDDPALLQPLREALQAES; translated from the coding sequence ATGAAGGCAAGAACGTTGGGGGTGGCGCTGCTGGTCACCGTAACGGCGGCCTGCGACACGACAAAGATCCCTCGTGCTCCCGAGGTGGGGGCGCGCGCGCCGGAGTACGCGGCCGCGGCATTGAACGGGGATTCCGCTACGCTGGCGGATTATGAGGGAGAGGTCGTGCTGCTGAACGTCTGGGCGACCTGGTGCATCCCGTGTCGTGAGGAGGTTCCGGCGCTTCAGCGCCTGCACGAGCGCTTCTCGGAGGAGGGACTACGGGTGGTGGGCGTCAGCGTGGACGCCCAAGGGGAGGCGAGGACCGTTCGCGAGTTCGCCAACGAATTCAGCGTCACCTACGACATCTGGCTGGATCCGGACGAGCGGGTGATCGACGACTTCCGGGTGATCGGGGTACCGAACACGTTCCTCATCGACCGTGAGGGGATCATCCGCTGGAAGCACATCGGTCCGGTACGCGATGACGACCCCGCGCTGCTGCAGCCCCTGAGGGAGGCTCTGCAGGCCGAGAGCTGA
- a CDS encoding DUF5715 family protein — protein MNRLLVSLTALAGLLAHAVFPASLLAQSLRGSTDSIDRMYVHAVENGIYFYKTGDGIRRAGKEGRFVRLSGNANYTTSGVSYPYARPETRVFVERLAAQFRSACGERLVVTSAARPKSMRLFNSVRKSVHPTGMAIDLRKPRKRSCLSWLRRTLLTLEERGVIEATEEHHPPHFHVAVYPAPYARYVAARGGPRLASGTEYRVRRGDSLWGIARRHDTTVDALMAANDLNSSRILPGQTLTIP, from the coding sequence ATGAACCGCCTCCTCGTATCTCTCACCGCCCTTGCAGGACTCCTTGCTCATGCCGTTTTCCCCGCATCTCTCCTTGCTCAGTCGCTGCGTGGCTCCACCGACAGCATCGACCGCATGTACGTTCATGCGGTGGAGAACGGCATCTACTTCTACAAGACCGGAGACGGGATTCGTCGCGCCGGCAAGGAAGGTCGCTTCGTTCGCTTGAGCGGGAACGCCAACTACACCACCAGCGGGGTGAGCTATCCCTATGCACGCCCCGAGACGCGGGTCTTTGTCGAGCGCCTCGCGGCTCAATTTCGCTCGGCCTGCGGCGAGCGGCTGGTGGTGACCAGTGCCGCTCGTCCGAAGTCGATGCGACTCTTCAACAGCGTTCGTAAATCGGTTCACCCCACCGGGATGGCGATCGACCTGCGCAAGCCGCGAAAGCGCAGCTGCCTTTCCTGGCTTCGGCGAACGCTCCTCACCCTCGAGGAGCGGGGGGTCATCGAGGCCACCGAAGAGCACCATCCCCCGCACTTTCACGTAGCCGTCTATCCGGCGCCTTACGCCCGCTACGTGGCGGCTCGCGGTGGACCTCGCCTGGCGAGCGGGACGGAATATCGAGTCCGTCGTGGGGATTCGCTCTGGGGCATCGCGCGCCGCCACGACACCACGGTGGATGCGCTCATGGCGGCGAACGACCTCAACTCCTCGCGAATCCTGCCCGGCCAGACGCTCACGATCCCCTGA
- a CDS encoding metalloregulator ArsR/SmtB family transcription factor: MNRPEPLFDRISALADPIRCRILLALERRELTVGELGTVFQLPQSTMSRHLKALVDDGWLVWRAEGTSRRYTLPLERMDDAGRRLWELVREEVARLPATEQDARRVRSVLAQRRERGREFFSTSAGEWDRLRTELFGRRVELQALLGLLDPDWVVGDLGCGTGQVSETLAPFVARIIAVDESPEMLDAARVRLAGRGNVELRRGELEALPIKEGALDAAVLFLVLPYLAEPAAALTEVARVLRPGGRVLIADMTPHDRESYRQQMGHLWLGFSEEQLGEWLREAGFHEIRCVPLPADPEAKGPGLFAARATI, from the coding sequence ATGAATCGACCCGAGCCTCTCTTCGATCGCATCTCGGCGCTTGCCGACCCCATCCGGTGCCGAATTCTGCTGGCGCTGGAGCGTCGCGAGCTGACAGTGGGGGAACTCGGGACGGTGTTTCAGCTGCCGCAGTCCACCATGAGCCGCCACCTGAAGGCGCTGGTGGACGACGGTTGGCTGGTATGGCGGGCCGAGGGGACCAGTCGTCGCTACACCCTTCCGCTTGAGCGGATGGATGACGCCGGTCGGCGGCTGTGGGAACTGGTCCGCGAGGAGGTGGCGCGGCTTCCCGCCACCGAGCAGGACGCCCGCCGGGTACGCAGCGTGCTGGCACAGCGCCGGGAGCGCGGACGGGAATTCTTCTCCACCTCGGCGGGAGAGTGGGACCGGCTACGAACCGAGCTGTTCGGGCGGCGAGTCGAGCTGCAGGCGCTGCTCGGATTGCTCGACCCGGACTGGGTCGTCGGGGATCTCGGGTGCGGCACAGGGCAGGTCAGCGAAACCCTTGCGCCATTCGTCGCGCGGATCATCGCGGTGGACGAGTCGCCCGAAATGCTGGACGCGGCTCGCGTCCGACTCGCGGGTCGGGGGAACGTGGAGCTCCGGCGAGGGGAACTGGAAGCGCTGCCCATCAAGGAGGGCGCGCTCGACGCGGCAGTCCTCTTCCTGGTGCTGCCCTATCTCGCCGAGCCGGCGGCGGCGCTTACCGAAGTCGCGCGCGTTCTCCGACCCGGCGGTCGAGTTCTCATCGCCGACATGACCCCGCACGACCGGGAGTCGTACCGGCAGCAGATGGGGCACCTCTGGCTCGGCTTCTCCGAGGAGCAGCTCGGTGAATGGCTCAGGGAGGCCGGCTTCCACGAGATCCGTTGCGTGCCGCTGCCCGCCGATCCGGAAGCCAAGGGGCCGGGGCTGTTCGCGGCCCGAGCGACGATTTGA
- the ahcY gene encoding adenosylhomocysteinase, producing MSTIIEARNDPFAAAREAGRVPFKVKDLGLADFGRKEIRLAEQEMPGLMALREQYAGQRPLEGARISGSLHMTVQTAVLIETLTALGAEVRWASCNIFSTQDHAAAAVVVGRDGTPEDPRGVPVFAWKGETLEEYWWCTEQTLRWPDGGGPSLLLDDGGDATLLVHKGVEFERDGVVPHFDPENDPEEWGVILEVLRRTIAEEPGLWTRLAEGIRGVSEETTTGVHRLYQMQQAGTLLFPAINVNDSVTKSKFDNLYGCRHSVIDGLNRATDVMLAGKVAVVCGYGDVGKGCAQALRGQGARVVITEIDPICALQAAMEGYQVLTLEDVVETADIFITATGNYNIITVDHMARMKDKAIVGNIGHFDNEIDMAGLKKVPGIRRINIKPQYDEWVFPDGHSVLVLAEGRLMNLGCATGHPSFVMSASFTNQVMAQLELHRNAESYDKAVHVLPKKLDEQVARLHLDKLGVKLTKLTREQADYIGVPVEGPYKPDHYRY from the coding sequence ATGTCTACCATCATCGAAGCCCGGAACGACCCTTTCGCCGCTGCTCGGGAAGCGGGTCGTGTGCCGTTCAAGGTGAAGGATCTGGGGCTCGCTGACTTCGGTCGCAAGGAGATTCGCCTGGCGGAGCAGGAGATGCCGGGTTTGATGGCGCTGCGGGAGCAGTACGCCGGGCAGAGGCCCCTGGAGGGTGCTCGGATCTCGGGGTCGTTGCACATGACGGTGCAGACCGCCGTGCTCATCGAGACCCTGACCGCCCTCGGTGCGGAGGTGCGCTGGGCGTCCTGCAACATCTTCTCGACCCAGGATCACGCCGCCGCCGCCGTCGTGGTGGGGCGCGACGGAACGCCCGAAGATCCGCGGGGGGTGCCGGTCTTCGCCTGGAAGGGGGAGACGCTCGAGGAATATTGGTGGTGCACCGAGCAGACTCTGCGTTGGCCCGACGGGGGTGGCCCGAGCCTGCTGCTCGATGACGGTGGGGATGCGACTCTCCTCGTGCACAAGGGCGTCGAGTTCGAGCGCGACGGGGTGGTTCCGCACTTCGACCCGGAGAACGATCCGGAGGAGTGGGGCGTCATCCTGGAGGTGCTGCGGCGCACGATCGCGGAGGAGCCGGGACTCTGGACGCGGCTGGCGGAGGGGATCCGCGGGGTCTCGGAGGAGACCACCACCGGCGTCCACCGGCTGTACCAGATGCAGCAGGCAGGGACGCTCCTCTTCCCGGCAATCAACGTCAACGATTCGGTGACCAAGAGCAAGTTCGACAACCTGTATGGCTGCCGGCACTCGGTCATCGACGGGCTGAACCGCGCCACGGACGTGATGCTCGCCGGCAAGGTGGCGGTGGTGTGCGGCTATGGCGACGTGGGGAAGGGGTGCGCGCAGGCGCTCAGGGGGCAGGGAGCGCGGGTGGTGATCACCGAGATCGATCCGATCTGCGCGCTGCAGGCAGCCATGGAGGGATATCAGGTCCTCACCCTCGAGGACGTCGTGGAGACCGCGGACATCTTCATCACGGCGACGGGCAACTACAACATCATCACCGTCGACCACATGGCGCGGATGAAGGACAAAGCTATCGTCGGCAACATCGGCCACTTCGACAACGAGATCGACATGGCCGGCCTCAAGAAGGTGCCCGGGATCCGGCGGATCAACATCAAGCCGCAGTACGACGAGTGGGTCTTCCCGGACGGCCACAGCGTGCTGGTGCTCGCCGAGGGGCGGCTGATGAACCTCGGCTGCGCGACGGGCCACCCAAGCTTCGTGATGTCCGCGAGCTTCACCAACCAGGTGATGGCGCAGCTGGAGCTGCACCGGAATGCCGAGTCGTACGACAAGGCGGTGCACGTGCTGCCGAAGAAGCTCGACGAGCAGGTGGCCAGGCTGCACCTAGACAAGCTCGGAGTGAAGCTTACTAAGCTGACGCGCGAGCAAGCGGACTACATCGGGGTCCCGGTGGAGGGCCCGTACAAGCCGGATCACTACCGGTACTAG
- a CDS encoding methyltransferase domain-containing protein — protein MQTDPLSTPEAWNLVAEGYVTELQPMFERYALDALALANPPAGARVLDVATGPGTLALAAIEAGCRVTAVDFSEGMLEQLRQACALRGISDIEIRHGDGQALEFADGTFDYAFSMFGLMFFPDRAAGFRELRRVLRPGGRAVIASWAPRTEVPLLDAFEAALRQQAPTPSSPATALPLSDPEVVRGEMSSAGFAQVEVHRVAHEAEVPSVAAFWESNQSSSARVALLRQAVEPTEWERISARACARVEAELGPGPHILRMPAFLTIGTR, from the coding sequence ATGCAAACTGATCCGCTCAGCACGCCCGAGGCGTGGAACCTGGTGGCGGAGGGATACGTCACCGAGCTGCAGCCGATGTTCGAACGCTATGCCCTCGACGCGCTGGCGCTAGCGAATCCCCCGGCGGGGGCGCGGGTGCTGGACGTGGCGACGGGGCCGGGGACGCTCGCCCTCGCCGCAATTGAGGCGGGATGCCGGGTGACCGCCGTTGATTTCTCGGAGGGGATGCTGGAACAGCTTCGGCAGGCCTGCGCGCTGCGCGGCATCTCCGACATCGAGATCCGCCATGGCGACGGGCAGGCCCTGGAGTTCGCGGACGGAACGTTCGACTACGCCTTTTCGATGTTCGGGCTGATGTTCTTCCCCGATCGGGCCGCCGGCTTCCGGGAGCTTCGGCGCGTGCTCAGACCCGGTGGGCGGGCGGTGATCGCCAGCTGGGCGCCGAGGACCGAGGTCCCCCTTCTCGACGCCTTCGAGGCGGCCCTTCGTCAGCAGGCGCCCACGCCGTCGAGTCCCGCCACTGCCCTGCCGCTGAGCGATCCGGAGGTGGTTCGCGGGGAGATGTCGAGCGCCGGATTTGCCCAGGTCGAGGTCCACCGGGTTGCGCACGAGGCGGAAGTCCCCTCGGTGGCGGCATTCTGGGAGTCCAACCAGAGCAGCTCCGCCCGCGTGGCCTTGCTGCGGCAGGCGGTTGAGCCGACGGAGTGGGAGCGGATCTCAGCCCGGGCTTGCGCCCGGGTCGAGGCGGAGCTGGGTCCTGGACCGCACATCCTCCGGATGCCCGCATTCCTTACCATAGGTACGCGCTGA
- a CDS encoding DUF1330 domain-containing protein, with product MQTNLKSDTPVLAVAHLRNVKMGAEIVEYLERIDATLEPYGGRFLVHGAAPEVLEGSWTGDLVIVSFPDRQKALAWYRSPAYQEILPLRTRNTEGDVVLVDTVSSDHRATDILPRASARARPG from the coding sequence ATGCAGACGAACCTGAAATCCGATACCCCTGTGCTCGCCGTCGCCCATCTCCGCAACGTGAAGATGGGGGCCGAGATCGTCGAATATCTGGAGCGCATCGACGCGACGCTCGAGCCGTATGGAGGCCGCTTTCTGGTGCATGGCGCCGCCCCCGAGGTGCTGGAGGGGAGCTGGACCGGCGATCTCGTCATCGTCAGCTTTCCCGACCGCCAGAAAGCCCTCGCCTGGTACCGCTCCCCTGCCTACCAGGAGATCCTCCCGCTACGGACCCGGAATACCGAGGGCGATGTGGTCCTGGTCGATACCGTGAGCTCCGATCATCGCGCGACCGACATCCTGCCGCGCGCCTCCGCCAGGGCGCGACCGGGGTGA
- a CDS encoding helix-turn-helix domain-containing protein: MSVVEGVPVQRRTAGRFGELLREWRRRRRYSQLALALEAGTSARHLSFLETGRARPSRAMVHRLAETLEIPARQRDALLLAAGFAPLGWNEDRAAALKSAKEAIGLVLRGLEPFPALAVDQRWTLLAANRTIEVLLRGAAPALLEPPVNVLRVSLHPEGLAPHIVNLEEWRAHVFRRLQREAEWSGDPVIADLIEELRAYRDPPSVSPSRPPEERRAEQWTELPQVAVPLRLATDRGILSLISTTTVFSTAVDAALAELTIESFLPGDEATRSALTKIFESEAG; encoded by the coding sequence ATGTCGGTTGTGGAAGGAGTTCCCGTACAGCGCCGGACGGCGGGTCGGTTCGGCGAGCTACTGCGCGAGTGGCGGAGGCGACGGCGATACTCGCAGCTCGCCCTCGCCTTGGAAGCCGGTACCTCCGCTCGCCACCTCAGCTTCCTCGAGACCGGCCGGGCCAGGCCCAGCCGTGCCATGGTGCATCGCCTGGCTGAGACCCTCGAGATCCCGGCACGGCAGCGCGATGCGCTCCTGCTCGCCGCCGGCTTCGCGCCCCTCGGCTGGAACGAGGATCGCGCCGCGGCGCTCAAATCGGCAAAGGAAGCCATCGGCCTCGTGCTGCGGGGCCTGGAACCTTTCCCCGCCCTGGCGGTCGATCAGCGCTGGACGCTCCTCGCGGCTAACCGCACGATCGAAGTGCTGTTACGGGGCGCTGCCCCCGCGCTGCTGGAGCCGCCGGTGAACGTGCTTCGCGTCAGCCTCCACCCCGAAGGACTCGCACCCCACATCGTGAATCTGGAGGAGTGGAGAGCGCACGTGTTCAGGCGACTCCAGCGCGAGGCGGAGTGGTCCGGGGATCCGGTTATCGCCGATCTGATCGAAGAGCTCCGCGCCTATCGGGATCCGCCCTCCGTCTCGCCGTCGCGACCGCCGGAGGAGCGGCGTGCAGAGCAATGGACCGAGCTGCCGCAAGTCGCCGTGCCGTTGAGGCTCGCCACCGACCGCGGAATTCTCTCCCTCATCAGCACGACGACTGTCTTCAGTACGGCAGTGGACGCAGCGCTCGCCGAACTGACCATCGAGAGCTTCCTCCCGGGCGACGAGGCGACACGGTCTGCGTTGACGAAGATTTTTGAGAGCGAAGCAGGCTGA
- a CDS encoding class I SAM-dependent methyltransferase, which produces MAQRNNAKRAASRSWDPVATWYAGWVGAQGSEHHRRTAIPTVLQLLELQSGERLLDVGCGTGALAPYVSRLGARYIGIDSSRRLIAFARRHHSEQGRFLIADATQPDLLGSIEAGEFDAVTFLLSIQDIEPLEAVVRNAAGALRTGGRAVLLMTHPCFRIPRQSGWGWDEQRRLRFRRIDRYLTPLTVPMKQYLGGRRGATRSYHRPLQQYVDALADHGLWIDRLREVPTHRRAAGASRARAHRLADQEIPLFLAMRAVKR; this is translated from the coding sequence ATGGCACAGCGAAATAACGCGAAGAGGGCCGCCAGCCGGAGCTGGGATCCGGTGGCCACTTGGTATGCGGGGTGGGTAGGCGCGCAAGGAAGCGAGCACCACAGGCGCACGGCGATCCCCACCGTGCTACAGCTGCTCGAGCTGCAGAGCGGCGAACGCCTGCTGGACGTCGGCTGCGGAACTGGAGCTCTGGCTCCGTACGTCTCCAGGCTGGGCGCCCGCTACATCGGCATAGATTCGAGTCGCCGGCTGATCGCCTTCGCGCGACGACACCACTCGGAGCAAGGTCGCTTTCTGATCGCAGACGCCACCCAGCCCGATCTGCTCGGCTCGATCGAAGCCGGGGAGTTCGACGCCGTCACCTTCCTGCTGAGCATCCAGGATATCGAACCCCTGGAAGCCGTGGTGCGAAACGCGGCGGGTGCTCTGCGAACCGGGGGGCGAGCGGTGCTGTTGATGACACACCCCTGCTTCCGCATTCCGCGGCAGAGCGGTTGGGGCTGGGATGAGCAGCGGCGCCTCCGCTTTCGGCGAATCGATCGCTACCTGACGCCGCTGACGGTGCCGATGAAGCAGTATCTCGGTGGCAGGCGCGGTGCGACCCGCAGCTATCACCGACCGCTCCAACAATACGTCGACGCGCTGGCGGATCACGGGCTCTGGATCGACCGGCTTCGCGAGGTGCCGACACATCGGCGCGCCGCGGGCGCCTCCCGCGCTAGGGCCCACCGGCTGGCGGACCAGGAGATCCCCCTCTTCCTGGCAATGCGGGCGGTGAAGCGCTGA
- the mbhE gene encoding hydrogen gas-evolving membrane-bound hydrogenase subunit E, translating to MGYDALYVLVPLTPFLLLPGAVWLGGRPAAYARLLALAPAVLTGYFVYLLWRVAADGAFTATLPWAPDLGLSLSLRFDGLGLLFAIIVAGIGALIVLYSSSYLEGHPLAGRFQLTLFAFMGSMLGVVLSDNLLVLFVFWELTGFTSYFLIGFDHERHEARKAALQALLVTGSGGLALLGAGVWIWQTTGTPLISVMGGASLASHPAYAIIAALILLAAFTKSAQVPFHFWLPNAMEAPTPVSAYLHSATMVKAGVYLVARMTPILGGTAFWSGVVATAGAVTMVGAGYRSLLETDLKRILAYTTIAALGVMMLLLSAGTGPAVAAGLVYLVAHALYKGALFLTSGAVDHETGTRDVGVLRGLRRAMPLTGTAAIVAAVSMAGVPPLLGFVAKEELYAAVAEFPVAGSLLLAAAVAASAMLGAAGLTAGFSPFAGDTPAPDKVHEAPRGLWVPPLTLALAGVLTGFVPALLSAPLSLAVGAVTGEPEEVELALWHGVTTALMLSGLTLALTLILYRYRVAVRQRAWLRSLRTERLYDGTLSLADALSRRVGPLMQSGPLRGYVRVIVVTAVGLLFAAFILGGDLPEVGQLSPIHPPTAGAALLIMVAAVSAALARTAMAAVLSLGAVGYGVAAMYVLLGAPDLATTQFAVETLTVVIFVLVFYQLPGFADGLSWLGRGRDALIAGAAGITIALLVLFTAASGASSRLADYFMDAAPSLAHGRNVVNVILVDFRSFDTMGEITVLVTVAIGVRALLHIGRERRP from the coding sequence ATGGGTTACGACGCGCTGTACGTGCTGGTCCCCCTGACCCCTTTCCTGCTGCTCCCGGGCGCAGTGTGGTTGGGCGGGCGACCGGCCGCATACGCGCGGCTGCTCGCGCTCGCGCCTGCGGTTCTCACCGGCTACTTCGTCTACCTGTTGTGGCGCGTCGCGGCCGACGGCGCCTTCACAGCAACCCTCCCCTGGGCCCCGGATCTCGGCCTTTCCCTGTCGCTCCGCTTCGACGGGTTGGGTCTGCTCTTCGCCATCATCGTCGCGGGGATCGGGGCGCTGATCGTCCTGTACTCTTCCAGCTACCTCGAAGGGCATCCTCTGGCGGGTCGGTTCCAGCTCACGCTCTTCGCCTTCATGGGCTCGATGCTGGGCGTGGTGCTGAGCGACAACCTGCTCGTGCTCTTCGTCTTCTGGGAACTTACGGGCTTCACGTCATACTTCCTGATCGGCTTCGATCATGAGCGGCACGAGGCCCGCAAGGCCGCGCTGCAGGCGCTGCTGGTGACCGGCTCCGGCGGGCTCGCGCTGCTCGGTGCCGGTGTGTGGATCTGGCAGACGACCGGTACCCCGCTGATCTCTGTCATGGGCGGCGCCAGCCTGGCCTCGCATCCGGCTTATGCGATCATCGCTGCGCTGATCCTGCTGGCGGCCTTCACCAAGTCGGCGCAGGTGCCGTTTCATTTCTGGCTGCCGAACGCGATGGAGGCGCCCACCCCTGTGAGCGCTTACCTGCATTCGGCCACCATGGTCAAGGCGGGGGTGTACCTGGTCGCGCGTATGACCCCGATCCTCGGTGGGACGGCGTTCTGGAGCGGTGTGGTGGCAACTGCCGGCGCGGTCACCATGGTGGGCGCCGGATACCGGTCGCTGCTCGAAACCGACCTGAAGCGGATCCTGGCGTACACCACGATCGCTGCGCTCGGGGTGATGATGCTGCTGCTGAGCGCCGGCACCGGCCCCGCGGTGGCTGCCGGCCTGGTGTACCTGGTTGCCCACGCTCTCTACAAGGGAGCCCTCTTCCTCACCAGCGGGGCCGTAGACCACGAGACGGGCACGCGGGATGTGGGCGTGCTCCGCGGGCTGCGGAGGGCGATGCCGCTGACCGGCACGGCCGCGATCGTCGCGGCCGTCAGCATGGCCGGTGTGCCCCCGCTCCTCGGGTTCGTGGCGAAAGAGGAGCTCTACGCGGCGGTGGCCGAGTTTCCTGTTGCCGGGTCACTCCTGCTCGCGGCAGCGGTGGCGGCCAGTGCCATGCTCGGCGCGGCCGGCCTGACGGCCGGCTTCTCTCCTTTCGCCGGTGACACCCCGGCTCCCGACAAAGTCCACGAGGCCCCGCGTGGTCTATGGGTCCCGCCGCTCACCCTTGCGTTGGCCGGTGTCTTGACGGGCTTCGTGCCGGCGCTGCTCTCCGCCCCGCTGTCGCTGGCGGTTGGTGCGGTCACGGGCGAGCCGGAAGAGGTGGAGCTCGCGCTCTGGCACGGGGTCACGACGGCGCTGATGCTGAGCGGCCTCACCCTGGCGCTGACGCTGATCCTCTACCGTTACCGAGTGGCGGTTCGGCAGCGCGCCTGGCTGCGGAGTCTGCGTACCGAGCGGCTCTACGACGGCACCCTGAGCTTGGCCGATGCGCTGAGTCGCCGTGTCGGACCGCTGATGCAGAGTGGTCCGCTGCGCGGTTACGTACGCGTGATCGTGGTGACGGCGGTGGGGCTCCTATTCGCCGCCTTCATCCTGGGGGGCGACCTGCCAGAGGTGGGGCAACTGTCGCCGATCCATCCGCCCACGGCTGGCGCGGCGCTGCTGATCATGGTGGCGGCTGTCTCGGCGGCGCTGGCACGCACCGCGATGGCAGCCGTGCTCTCGCTGGGAGCCGTAGGCTACGGGGTTGCGGCGATGTACGTGCTGCTCGGTGCGCCGGATCTGGCGACCACGCAGTTCGCCGTCGAGACGCTCACCGTCGTCATCTTCGTCCTCGTCTTCTACCAACTCCCGGGCTTTGCGGACGGGCTGAGCTGGCTGGGCAGGGGTCGCGATGCCCTGATCGCAGGCGCGGCCGGGATTACGATCGCGCTGCTGGTGCTCTTCACGGCGGCCTCCGGCGCCTCCTCGCGCCTGGCGGACTACTTCATGGACGCCGCGCCGAGCCTGGCCCACGGGCGCAACGTCGTAAACGTGATCCTGGTGGATTTCAGGTCTTTCGACACCATGGGCGAGATCACCGTGCTGGTGACCGTCGCCATCGGCGTGCGGGCGCTGCTGCACATCGGCCGGGAGCGGCGCCCATGA
- a CDS encoding Na+/H+ antiporter subunit B, whose translation MKSLRTSLMLLAAVRGLIPLLLLYAVFLLWRGHNAPGGGFVGGLVAAAAFVLYSLTAGLEAGRRALRVDPSSLLSSGLGIALISGIPGLLLGGPFMSAVWVELQVGALRVPFGTPLLFDIGVFLAVTGVVLTIVFTLAETAFTES comes from the coding sequence ATGAAGTCGCTAAGAACGTCGCTGATGCTGTTGGCCGCGGTCCGCGGCCTGATCCCGCTCCTCCTCCTTTACGCCGTGTTCCTGCTCTGGCGAGGCCACAACGCGCCGGGCGGGGGCTTCGTGGGCGGCCTGGTGGCGGCCGCGGCCTTCGTGCTGTACTCGCTCACCGCCGGCCTGGAGGCGGGGCGTCGGGCGCTGCGGGTGGATCCATCGTCTCTCCTCAGCTCGGGACTTGGCATCGCACTGATCAGCGGCATCCCGGGGCTGCTGCTCGGCGGCCCCTTCATGAGCGCAGTCTGGGTGGAGCTTCAAGTGGGCGCGCTGCGCGTGCCGTTCGGCACGCCGCTCCTGTTCGATATCGGGGTCTTCCTGGCGGTAACGGGGGTGGTGCTCACGATTGTCTTCACGCTGGCCGAGACCGCTTTCACCGAGAGCTGA
- a CDS encoding Na+/H+ antiporter subunit C gives MEILLALVSGTLYASGIYLMLKRRLAQLIVGLSMMANGSNLLIFTAAGLSGTRAPIVDEVAVASGEAFADPVPQSLVLTAIVIGFGVLAFSLVLAHRVHRSTDTDDIDAISTGQP, from the coding sequence ATGGAGATCCTTCTCGCCCTCGTTTCCGGGACCCTGTATGCCTCTGGCATCTACCTGATGCTGAAGCGTCGGCTGGCGCAGCTCATTGTCGGCCTCAGCATGATGGCCAATGGGTCCAACCTGCTGATCTTCACGGCCGCGGGGCTCAGCGGCACCCGAGCCCCGATCGTAGACGAGGTTGCGGTCGCGTCCGGCGAAGCTTTCGCGGACCCCGTGCCGCAATCGCTCGTTCTCACCGCCATCGTCATCGGCTTCGGCGTGCTGGCCTTCTCCCTCGTCCTGGCGCATCGCGTTCATCGGTCGACGGATACCGATGACATCGATGCCATCTCGACGGGACAGCCCTGA